A single Mixta calida DNA region contains:
- the udp gene encoding uridine phosphorylase, with amino-acid sequence MAQSDVFHLGLTKADLQGATLAIVPGDPERVKKIAALMDNAQPLASHREFTSWRAELDGKAVIVCSTGIGGPSTSIAVEELAQLGIRTFLRVGTTGAIQPDIKVGDVLVTTAAVRLDGASLHFAPMEFPAVADFACTTALVDAAKAAGAEPHIGVTASSDTFYPGQERYDTYSGRVVSRFQGSMKEWQQMGVLNYEMESATLLTMCASQGLRAGMVAGVIVNRTQKEIPDAATMKQTESNAIAIVVDAARRLLA; translated from the coding sequence ATGGCCCAGTCAGATGTGTTTCATTTAGGACTTACCAAAGCGGACCTGCAGGGCGCCACGCTGGCTATCGTGCCGGGCGATCCTGAGCGCGTAAAAAAGATTGCCGCGCTGATGGATAATGCGCAGCCTCTCGCCTCGCACCGTGAATTCACCAGCTGGCGCGCCGAGCTGGACGGCAAAGCGGTAATCGTCTGCTCCACCGGCATCGGCGGGCCCTCTACCTCTATCGCGGTGGAAGAACTGGCGCAGCTGGGCATTCGCACCTTTTTGCGCGTCGGCACCACTGGCGCCATTCAGCCTGATATTAAGGTTGGCGATGTGCTGGTGACTACCGCAGCGGTCCGTCTCGACGGCGCCAGCCTGCATTTCGCGCCGATGGAGTTTCCCGCCGTCGCCGATTTCGCCTGCACTACCGCGCTGGTGGACGCGGCGAAAGCCGCCGGTGCCGAACCACATATTGGCGTGACCGCTTCTTCCGACACCTTTTATCCGGGGCAAGAGCGTTACGATACTTATTCAGGCCGCGTCGTCAGCCGTTTCCAGGGCTCGATGAAAGAGTGGCAGCAGATGGGCGTGCTGAACTATGAAATGGAGTCCGCCACGCTGCTGACTATGTGCGCCAGTCAGGGACTGCGCGCCGGTATGGTGGCAGGCGTGATCGTGAACCGCACGCAGAAAGAGATCCCGGACGCCGCGACCATGAAACAGACCGAAAGCAACGCGATCGCCATCGTGGTCGACGCGGCGCGCCGCCTGCTGGCGTAA
- a CDS encoding dienelactone hydrolase family protein yields the protein MKTEDNLAQKERNRGFAPAAAPTASTTIITDNDAIQGGDTTINTQGENMPAWFARPKEANGPLPVVLVVQEIFGVHEHIRDICRRLAAEGYLAVAPELYFRQGDPSEYSDIKQLFEELVSKVPDAQVLADLDHVANWAARHGGDMRNMAITGFCWGGRIVWLYAAHNPQLKAGVAWYGRLVGEKTMKQSKHPVDIAVDLNAPVLGLYGAKDEGIPLESIETMRQALNAANATAEIIVYPEAGHAFNADYRPSYHEASAKDGWQRMLAWFHQYGVKPNR from the coding sequence ATGAAAACCGAAGACAATCTGGCTCAGAAAGAGCGTAATCGCGGGTTCGCTCCTGCGGCGGCGCCCACGGCTTCCACGACCATCATCACCGATAACGACGCCATTCAGGGCGGCGATACCACCATTAACACCCAGGGCGAAAATATGCCCGCCTGGTTCGCGCGCCCGAAAGAAGCAAATGGCCCGCTGCCGGTTGTGCTGGTGGTACAGGAAATTTTTGGCGTTCACGAACATATCCGCGACATTTGTCGCCGCCTTGCCGCAGAAGGCTACCTGGCCGTGGCGCCGGAACTCTATTTCCGTCAGGGCGATCCCAGTGAATACAGCGATATCAAACAGCTGTTTGAGGAACTGGTCAGTAAAGTACCTGATGCACAGGTGCTGGCGGATCTCGATCACGTCGCCAACTGGGCGGCGCGACACGGCGGCGATATGCGCAATATGGCGATTACCGGCTTCTGCTGGGGTGGCCGCATCGTCTGGCTTTACGCAGCGCACAATCCTCAGCTGAAAGCGGGCGTCGCCTGGTATGGGCGTCTGGTCGGCGAAAAGACGATGAAGCAGTCGAAACACCCGGTTGATATCGCCGTCGATCTGAATGCGCCGGTGTTGGGTCTGTATGGCGCGAAAGATGAAGGCATCCCGCTGGAGAGCATCGAAACCATGCGCCAGGCGCTGAACGCGGCCAACGCCACGGCGGAGATCATTGTCTATCCCGAAGCGGGGCACGCCTTTAACGCCGATTACCGTCCCAGCTATCACGAAGCGTCGGCAAAAGATGGTTGGCAACGGATGCTGGCGTGGTTCCATCAGTATGGCGTGAAGCCGAATCGCTAA
- the metE gene encoding 5-methyltetrahydropteroyltriglutamate--homocysteine S-methyltransferase, with translation MTILNHTLGFPRVGLRRELKKAQESYWAGNSSQEELLAVGRELRARHWQQQKDAGVDIVPVGDFAWYDHVLTTSLLLGNVPARHQNKNGAVDLDTLFRIGRGRAPTGEPAAAAEMTKWFNTNYHYMVPEFTKGQQFRLSWTQLLDEVDEALALGHKVKPVLLGPVTYLWLGKVKGEQFDRLSLLNDILPVYQQVLAELAKRDIEWVQIDEPALVLELPQAWLEAFKPAYQALQGHSKLLLTTYFDSIGQNIATIRELPVQGLHVDLVHGKDDAATLNAQLPSSWLLSLGVINGRNVWRADLSSWFTRLQPLAAQRQQLWIGSSCSLLHSPIDLNTETRLDDEVKSWFSFALQKCGELALLSKALNNNDAASLEAWSAPIRARRSSTRVHNAAVAQRLAAISAQDSERQSSYAERAKAQRQRFNLPAWPTTTIGSFPQTTEIRGLRLDFKQGRLDSNHYRTGIAEHIKQAIVEQERLGLDVLVHGEAERNDMVEYFGEHLDGFVFTQNGWVQSYGSRCVKPPVIIGDVSRPEPITVEWAKYAQSLTDKPVKGMLTGPVTILCWSFPREDVSRETIAKQIALALRDEVADLEQAGIGIIQIDEPALREGLPLRKSDWAAYLNWAVDAFRLNAAVAQDDTQIHTHMCYCEFNDIMDSIAALDADVITIETSRSDMELLESFEEFDYPNEIGPGVYDIHSPNVPDVEWIEALLRKAAKRIPVERLWVNPDCGLKTRGWTETRLALANMVQAARKLREENA, from the coding sequence ATGACTATTCTGAATCATACGCTCGGCTTTCCCCGCGTCGGCCTGCGCCGCGAACTGAAAAAAGCGCAGGAAAGCTATTGGGCTGGCAACAGCAGCCAGGAAGAGCTGCTGGCGGTTGGACGTGAACTTCGCGCCCGCCACTGGCAGCAGCAGAAAGACGCTGGGGTGGATATCGTGCCGGTGGGCGATTTCGCCTGGTATGATCATGTACTGACCACCAGCCTGCTGCTGGGCAACGTGCCGGCACGTCATCAGAATAAAAATGGCGCCGTCGATCTGGATACGCTGTTCCGCATCGGACGCGGTCGCGCGCCGACCGGCGAACCGGCGGCAGCAGCGGAAATGACCAAATGGTTCAATACCAACTATCACTATATGGTGCCGGAGTTCACGAAAGGGCAGCAGTTCCGTCTGAGCTGGACGCAGCTGCTGGATGAAGTGGACGAAGCGCTGGCGCTGGGCCACAAAGTGAAGCCGGTGCTGCTTGGCCCGGTGACCTACCTGTGGCTGGGCAAGGTGAAGGGCGAACAGTTCGATCGTCTGAGCCTGCTGAATGATATTTTGCCGGTTTACCAGCAGGTGCTGGCGGAACTGGCGAAGCGCGATATCGAATGGGTGCAGATTGATGAGCCTGCGCTGGTGCTGGAGCTGCCGCAGGCGTGGCTGGAGGCCTTTAAGCCCGCTTATCAGGCGTTGCAGGGCCACAGCAAGCTGCTGCTGACGACCTACTTCGACAGCATCGGTCAGAATATTGCAACCATTCGTGAACTGCCGGTGCAGGGCCTGCATGTCGATTTGGTTCACGGCAAGGATGACGCCGCGACGCTGAACGCGCAGTTACCGTCTTCCTGGCTGCTTTCTCTGGGCGTGATCAATGGCCGCAACGTCTGGCGCGCCGACCTGAGCAGCTGGTTTACGCGTTTGCAGCCGCTGGCGGCGCAGCGTCAGCAGCTCTGGATCGGCTCCTCCTGCTCGTTGCTGCACAGCCCGATCGATCTCAACACAGAAACCCGTCTGGATGACGAAGTAAAAAGCTGGTTCTCGTTCGCCCTACAGAAGTGTGGCGAGCTGGCGCTGCTGAGCAAGGCGCTGAATAACAACGACGCCGCCTCGCTGGAAGCCTGGAGCGCGCCCATCCGCGCCCGCCGCAGTTCGACACGCGTGCATAACGCCGCAGTGGCGCAGCGTCTGGCAGCCATCAGCGCGCAGGACAGCGAGCGTCAAAGCAGCTACGCCGAACGCGCCAAAGCGCAGCGTCAACGCTTTAACCTGCCCGCCTGGCCAACCACCACCATCGGCTCTTTCCCACAAACGACGGAGATCCGTGGCCTGCGCCTCGATTTCAAACAGGGTCGTCTGGACAGCAATCATTATCGCACCGGCATTGCGGAGCATATCAAACAAGCGATCGTCGAACAGGAGCGTCTGGGGCTGGATGTGCTGGTGCATGGCGAAGCTGAGCGCAACGACATGGTGGAGTATTTTGGCGAGCATCTCGACGGCTTTGTCTTTACCCAGAACGGCTGGGTGCAGAGCTACGGTTCGCGCTGCGTGAAGCCGCCGGTGATTATCGGCGACGTCAGCCGTCCTGAGCCGATTACCGTTGAGTGGGCGAAGTATGCCCAATCGCTGACCGACAAACCGGTAAAAGGTATGCTGACCGGCCCGGTGACGATTCTTTGCTGGTCGTTCCCGCGTGAGGACGTGTCGCGTGAAACCATCGCCAAACAGATCGCGCTGGCGCTGCGCGATGAGGTGGCGGATCTGGAGCAGGCGGGCATCGGTATTATTCAGATTGACGAACCGGCGCTGCGCGAAGGGTTGCCGCTGCGCAAATCTGACTGGGCGGCCTATCTCAACTGGGCGGTGGACGCTTTCCGTCTTAACGCCGCCGTGGCGCAGGACGATACGCAGATCCATACCCATATGTGTTATTGCGAGTTCAATGACATCATGGATTCTATTGCCGCGCTGGACGCCGATGTGATTACCATCGAAACCTCACGCTCTGATATGGAGCTGCTGGAGTCGTTTGAAGAGTTCGATTATCCGAACGAAATCGGCCCAGGCGTGTATGACATTCACTCGCCGAACGTGCCTGACGTCGAGTGGATCGAGGCGCTGCTGCGTAAAGCGGCGAAGCGTATTCCGGTTGAGCGTCTGTGGGTCAACCCGGACTGCGGCCTGAAAACGCGCGGCTGGACTGAAACCCGCCTGGCGCTGGCCAACATGGTGCAGGCGGCGCGCAAGCTGCGTGAGGAAAACGCATAA
- the metR gene encoding HTH-type transcriptional regulator MetR, protein MIEIRHLRTLQALRHTGSLAAAAAQLHQTQSALSHQFSDLEQRLGFRLFVRKSQPLRFTPQGEILLQLAEQVLPQIQQALQACHEPHQTTLRIAIECHSCIQWLTPALDTFRQSWPQVVMDFKSGVTFDPQPALQQGELDVVLTSDILPRSGLHYSPMFDFEVRLVLAPDHPLARVGVITPEDLAQEVLMIYPVQRQRLDIWRHFLQPASVSPTLKSVDNTLLLVQMVAAHMGIAALPHWVVENFERQGLIVTKTLGDGLWSRLYAAVRDGEQRQPVIDAFIRSARQHACQHLPFVRDASRHSSPVG, encoded by the coding sequence ATGATCGAAATCAGGCACCTGCGAACGTTGCAGGCTCTCAGGCATACCGGCTCTCTGGCCGCAGCGGCGGCGCAGCTTCATCAAACTCAGTCGGCGTTATCTCATCAGTTCAGCGATCTTGAGCAGCGCCTCGGTTTCCGCCTGTTTGTGCGTAAAAGTCAGCCGCTGCGCTTTACGCCGCAGGGTGAGATCCTGTTACAGCTCGCGGAGCAGGTTCTGCCGCAGATTCAGCAGGCGTTGCAGGCCTGTCATGAGCCGCATCAGACGACGCTGCGCATCGCCATTGAGTGCCACAGCTGCATCCAGTGGCTGACGCCAGCGCTGGATACATTCCGTCAAAGCTGGCCGCAGGTAGTGATGGATTTTAAATCGGGCGTCACCTTCGATCCGCAGCCTGCGCTACAGCAGGGCGAGCTGGATGTGGTGCTGACCTCCGATATCCTGCCGCGCAGCGGTCTGCACTATTCGCCGATGTTCGATTTCGAAGTGCGTCTGGTGCTGGCGCCGGATCATCCGCTGGCGCGCGTCGGCGTGATTACGCCGGAGGATCTCGCTCAGGAAGTATTAATGATCTATCCGGTGCAGCGTCAGCGTCTCGATATCTGGCGGCATTTTTTACAGCCCGCCAGCGTCAGCCCGACGCTGAAAAGCGTCGATAACACGCTGCTGCTGGTACAGATGGTCGCGGCGCATATGGGCATCGCCGCGCTGCCGCACTGGGTGGTGGAAAACTTCGAGCGTCAGGGCCTGATTGTGACAAAAACTCTGGGCGACGGGTTGTGGAGCCGCCTTTATGCGGCGGTCAGGGATGGTGAACAGCGGCAGCCGGTTATCGACGCCTTTATTCGCTCCGCGCGCCAGCATGCCTGCCAGCATCTCCCTTTTGTGCGCGACGCTTCACGTCATTCATCGCCGGTCGGTTAA
- a CDS encoding carboxylate/amino acid/amine transporter translates to MALLIITTILWAFSFSLIGVYLAGQVDSVFSVLVRLALAALVFLPFLRWRGYRASTLLLYMLVGMLQLGIMYLLSFEAYLYLSVPEFLLFTVMTPLYVTLIYDLISGRGVRIGYALSALLAVIGAAIIRYDQLSEHFWTGLLLVQLANICFAVGMVGYKRLQETRPMPQHTAFSWFYIGAVLVAIVAWFLWGNPQKLPTTHLQWGILIWLGVVASGLGYFMWNYGATQVDAGTLGIMNNMHVPAGLLVNLAIWQEQPDWPPFIIGGGLIVASLWIHRRWVLR, encoded by the coding sequence GTGGCATTACTGATTATTACTACTATTTTGTGGGCCTTTTCGTTCAGCCTGATTGGCGTTTATCTGGCGGGGCAGGTGGACAGCGTTTTTTCCGTGTTGGTGCGCCTGGCGCTGGCGGCGCTGGTATTTCTGCCGTTCCTGCGCTGGCGCGGCTATCGCGCCTCTACGCTGCTGCTCTATATGCTGGTCGGGATGTTGCAGCTCGGCATTATGTATCTGCTGAGTTTTGAGGCGTATCTCTATCTTAGCGTGCCGGAATTCCTGCTGTTTACCGTTATGACGCCGCTGTACGTCACGCTGATATATGACCTGATTAGTGGTCGTGGCGTGCGCATCGGCTATGCGCTCAGCGCGCTGCTGGCGGTGATCGGCGCAGCGATTATTCGCTACGACCAGCTGAGCGAGCATTTCTGGACCGGCCTGCTGCTGGTGCAGCTGGCCAATATCTGCTTTGCCGTCGGGATGGTCGGGTACAAACGTTTACAGGAAACACGCCCGATGCCGCAGCATACCGCCTTTTCCTGGTTTTATATCGGCGCGGTGCTGGTGGCGATCGTCGCCTGGTTTCTGTGGGGCAACCCGCAGAAACTGCCGACCACGCATCTGCAATGGGGAATACTGATCTGGCTGGGCGTTGTCGCTTCCGGGCTGGGCTATTTTATGTGGAACTACGGCGCGACGCAGGTTGATGCCGGCACGCTGGGCATTATGAATAATATGCATGTGCCAGCGGGACTGTTGGTAAACCTGGCGATTTGGCAGGAGCAGCCGGACTGGCCGCCTTTTATTATCGGCGGTGGGCTGATTGTCGCTTCGTTATGGATACATCGTCGCTGGGTTCTTCGCTAA
- the glpT gene encoding glycerol-3-phosphate transporter — protein MLSIFKPAPHQSRVAADRTDPLYRRLRWQIFIGIFFGYAAYYLVRKNFALAMPYLVEQGFSRGDLGFALSGISIAYGFSKFIMGSVSDRSNPRVFLPAGLIMAALVMLVMGFVPWATSSIMIMFTLLFVCGWFQGMGWPPCGRTMVHWWSQKERGGIVSVWNCAHNVGGGIPPLLFLLGMAWFNDWKAALYMPAFAAIVVALIAFALMRDTPQSCGLPPIEEYKNDYPPDYNEQHEQELTAKQIFMQYVLPNKLLWYIALANVFVYLLRYGILDWSPTYLKEVKHFALDKSSWTYFLYEYAGIPGTLLCGWMSDKVFKGNRGATGVFFMVLVTIATVIYWLNPVGNPGVDMACMIVIGFLIYGPVMLIGLHALELAPKKAAGTAAGFTGLFGYLGGSVAASAIVGYTVDYFGWDGGFLIMIGGCVLAVILLLLTMLSETKHKRQMQHEGEK, from the coding sequence ATGCTTAGCATTTTTAAGCCAGCACCACACCAATCCCGCGTGGCGGCGGATCGCACCGATCCGCTTTACCGCCGTCTGCGTTGGCAGATCTTTATCGGCATCTTTTTCGGTTACGCCGCCTACTATCTGGTACGAAAAAACTTCGCGCTGGCCATGCCTTATCTGGTGGAGCAAGGCTTTTCACGCGGCGATCTCGGCTTTGCCCTCTCCGGCATCTCCATTGCCTATGGCTTTTCGAAATTTATTATGGGTTCGGTCTCCGACCGCTCAAATCCACGCGTTTTCCTGCCCGCCGGCCTGATAATGGCGGCGCTGGTGATGCTGGTGATGGGCTTTGTTCCCTGGGCCACCTCCAGCATTATGATTATGTTCACGCTGCTGTTTGTTTGCGGCTGGTTTCAGGGCATGGGCTGGCCGCCTTGCGGACGCACTATGGTTCACTGGTGGTCTCAGAAAGAGCGCGGCGGCATCGTCTCGGTCTGGAACTGCGCGCATAACGTCGGCGGCGGCATCCCCCCACTGCTGTTTCTGCTTGGTATGGCCTGGTTCAACGACTGGAAGGCGGCGCTTTACATGCCCGCGTTCGCCGCAATTGTCGTCGCGCTGATTGCTTTTGCGCTGATGCGCGATACGCCGCAGTCGTGCGGTCTGCCGCCGATTGAAGAGTATAAAAACGATTATCCGCCCGATTATAACGAGCAGCACGAACAAGAGCTGACGGCGAAACAGATCTTTATGCAGTACGTGCTGCCCAACAAACTGCTGTGGTATATCGCGCTGGCGAACGTTTTTGTCTACCTGCTGCGCTACGGTATTCTCGACTGGTCGCCGACCTACCTGAAGGAAGTGAAGCACTTTGCGCTGGATAAATCCTCCTGGACCTATTTTCTCTACGAATATGCAGGCATTCCCGGCACGCTGCTGTGCGGCTGGATGTCGGATAAGGTATTCAAAGGCAACCGCGGCGCGACCGGCGTATTTTTTATGGTGTTGGTGACCATCGCCACCGTCATTTACTGGCTCAACCCGGTTGGCAATCCGGGCGTGGATATGGCCTGTATGATCGTTATCGGCTTCCTGATTTACGGCCCGGTAATGCTTATCGGCCTGCATGCGCTGGAGCTGGCGCCGAAAAAGGCGGCGGGCACCGCGGCGGGCTTTACCGGCCTGTTTGGTTATCTTGGCGGCTCCGTCGCGGCAAGCGCGATTGTCGGTTATACCGTGGACTATTTCGGCTGGGACGGCGGTTTTCTGATTATGATCGGCGGCTGCGTGCTGGCGGTGATCCTGCTGCTGCTGACCATGCTGAGCGAGACTAAGCACAAACGCCAGATGCAGCATGAGGGTGAAAAATGA
- the yigL gene encoding sugar/pyridoxal phosphate phosphatase YigL, translating to MYHVVASDLDGTLLSPDHRLTPYTKETLRLLTARGVHFVFATGRHHVDVSQMRDNLEIEAYMITSNGARVHNTAGELIFSHNLDEDIARDLYALKYDDPDILTNVYRDDEWFLNRHRPEEERYFRESVFTYQVYQPGLLPTDGISKVFFICDDAEKLVPLEEAIVARWGDRVNVSFSFPTCLEVMAGGVSKGHALEEVSKLLGYSLENAIAFGDGMNDKEMLIMAGKGYIMRNAHQRLKDLLPELEVIGSNAEDAVPRTLRQLFLA from the coding sequence ATGTACCATGTTGTTGCTTCCGATCTGGATGGCACCCTGCTTTCTCCCGATCATCGTTTAACGCCCTACACTAAAGAAACGCTCCGGCTACTGACAGCGCGCGGCGTACATTTCGTTTTCGCCACCGGCCGTCATCATGTCGATGTTTCGCAGATGCGTGATAATCTGGAAATCGAAGCCTATATGATCACCTCTAACGGCGCGCGCGTGCATAACACCGCTGGCGAGCTGATCTTCAGCCACAACCTTGATGAAGATATCGCCCGCGATCTTTATGCGCTGAAGTATGACGATCCCGATATCCTTACTAACGTTTACCGCGATGATGAATGGTTTCTGAACCGGCACCGCCCGGAGGAAGAACGCTATTTCCGTGAGTCGGTGTTTACTTATCAGGTTTATCAGCCGGGTCTGCTGCCGACTGACGGCATCAGCAAGGTCTTCTTTATCTGCGACGACGCTGAAAAACTCGTGCCGCTGGAAGAAGCGATTGTGGCGCGCTGGGGCGATCGGGTGAATGTCAGCTTCTCTTTCCCCACCTGCCTGGAAGTGATGGCGGGCGGCGTGTCGAAAGGCCATGCGCTGGAAGAGGTCTCGAAGCTGTTGGGCTATTCGCTGGAAAACGCTATCGCCTTCGGCGACGGTATGAACGATAAAGAGATGCTGATTATGGCTGGTAAAGGCTACATCATGCGTAATGCCCATCAGCGTCTGAAAGATCTGCTGCCGGAGCTGGAAGTGATTGGCAGCAACGCGGAAGATGCGGTGCCGCGCACGCTGCGCCAGCTATTCCTTGCCTGA
- the pldB gene encoding lysophospholipase L2 produces MTSHKKHWPIREQAFAAFATGPLLDFWRQREECEFTGIENVPIRYVRFTSPEHDKVILIVPGRIESYVKYPELAYDLWHCGYDIVIVDHRGQGRSGRLLKDAHRGHVVHFEHYVDDLETLCLKELIAGHYRRRYALAHSMGGAILTLLLARNPTAFNAAVLASPMFGIYLPMPAWMAHRILDWAEKRPAMRDGYALGTGRWRARPFSLNELTHSRERYKRNLRFYADDPAIRVGGPTYHWVREGIQAGQNVLKKAAAITTPLLLLQAGDDKVVDNRSQDLFCAAMQAAGHPCEGGKPYVIAGARHEILFEKDAMRAEALHAIVNFFERHD; encoded by the coding sequence ATGACCAGTCATAAAAAACACTGGCCAATACGGGAACAAGCTTTCGCCGCTTTTGCTACCGGGCCGCTGCTTGATTTCTGGCGTCAACGCGAAGAATGCGAATTCACCGGCATCGAAAACGTCCCGATCCGCTATGTGCGCTTCACATCGCCGGAACACGACAAAGTCATACTCATCGTGCCCGGCCGTATTGAAAGCTACGTTAAATACCCGGAACTGGCTTACGACCTCTGGCACTGCGGCTATGATATCGTGATTGTCGATCACCGCGGGCAGGGGCGATCCGGCAGGCTGTTGAAAGATGCCCATCGGGGACACGTCGTTCATTTCGAACATTATGTCGATGATCTGGAAACACTCTGCCTGAAAGAGCTGATCGCTGGCCACTACCGCCGTCGCTATGCCCTGGCGCACTCGATGGGCGGCGCTATTTTAACGCTGCTGCTGGCACGCAATCCCACGGCGTTTAACGCGGCGGTGCTGGCTTCGCCGATGTTTGGCATTTACCTGCCGATGCCTGCCTGGATGGCGCACCGCATTCTTGACTGGGCGGAAAAACGTCCGGCAATGCGTGACGGCTACGCCCTGGGAACCGGTCGCTGGCGTGCGCGGCCGTTCAGCCTGAACGAACTGACGCACAGCCGCGAACGTTATAAGCGCAACCTGCGTTTTTATGCAGACGATCCCGCGATTCGGGTTGGCGGGCCAACTTACCATTGGGTGCGCGAAGGCATTCAGGCGGGGCAGAATGTCCTGAAAAAAGCGGCAGCGATTACTACGCCGCTGCTGCTGTTGCAGGCCGGGGATGACAAAGTGGTCGATAACCGTTCGCAGGATCTCTTCTGCGCGGCGATGCAGGCCGCCGGTCATCCCTGCGAAGGCGGAAAGCCCTATGTTATTGCAGGCGCGCGTCATGAGATCCTGTTTGAAAAAGACGCCATGCGCGCCGAAGCTTTACATGCCATCGTCAATTTTTTCGAGCGGCATGATTAA
- the rhtB gene encoding homoserine/homoserine lactone efflux protein: protein MTIEWWLAYLLTTVILSLSPGSGAINTMSTGISHGYRGAAASITGLQVGLGLHIVLVGVGLGALFSRSLLAFEVLKWAGAAYLIWLGIQQWRAAGAIDLTAVSRAMPRRRLFQRAVLVNLTNPKSIIFLAALFPQFIIPHQPQALQYLVLGVTTIVFDIVVMIGYATLARRIAVWIKGPHQMKLLNRVFGGLFVAIGALLASARRMA, encoded by the coding sequence ATGACTATCGAATGGTGGCTGGCCTATCTGTTAACCACCGTGATCCTCAGCCTGTCGCCCGGTTCGGGCGCTATCAATACGATGAGCACCGGCATCAGCCATGGCTATCGCGGCGCCGCGGCGTCGATTACCGGACTGCAGGTGGGCCTGGGGCTGCATATTGTATTGGTGGGCGTGGGGTTAGGCGCGCTTTTTTCCCGTTCGCTGTTGGCGTTTGAGGTGTTGAAGTGGGCGGGCGCAGCCTATCTTATCTGGCTGGGCATTCAGCAATGGCGCGCCGCCGGCGCGATCGATTTGACTGCGGTTTCGCGCGCGATGCCGCGCCGCCGTCTGTTTCAGCGCGCGGTGCTGGTGAATCTGACCAATCCCAAGAGCATTATTTTTCTTGCCGCACTGTTTCCGCAGTTCATTATTCCCCATCAGCCGCAGGCGTTGCAGTATCTGGTGCTGGGCGTGACTACGATTGTGTTCGATATCGTGGTGATGATCGGCTATGCCACGCTGGCGCGGCGTATTGCGGTATGGATTAAAGGCCCGCACCAGATGAAGCTGCTGAATCGGGTATTCGGCGGACTGTTTGTCGCTATCGGCGCGTTGCTGGCGTCGGCGCGGCGGATGGCATAG